A single genomic interval of Chloracidobacterium validum harbors:
- the cobU gene encoding bifunctional adenosylcobinamide kinase/adenosylcobinamide-phosphate guanylyltransferase, producing MTRELVFILGGARAGKSHLAQKLAQSKAEQTGSSVCFIATAEALDEDMQARIVRHREERPATWRTIEEPRALAAAYAQAADAGVVLVDCLTLLVSNWLMTMPDAEADCLKAIETTLAAFLQTFSRRHQTVIVVSNEVGLGIVPDNALARRYRDLLGNVNQTVAAAATEVYFVVAGLPWRIK from the coding sequence ATGACACGCGAACTCGTGTTCATTCTGGGTGGCGCGCGCGCCGGAAAGAGTCACCTAGCGCAAAAACTCGCCCAATCGAAAGCCGAGCAGACCGGCTCCAGCGTGTGTTTCATTGCCACGGCGGAAGCCCTCGATGAAGACATGCAGGCGCGGATTGTCCGCCATCGGGAAGAACGTCCGGCAACTTGGCGGACAATCGAAGAACCACGGGCGCTGGCGGCAGCCTATGCCCAGGCCGCCGACGCGGGCGTCGTGCTGGTGGACTGCCTCACCTTGCTGGTCTCCAATTGGCTCATGACCATGCCGGACGCCGAAGCCGATTGCCTCAAGGCGATTGAGACGACCCTGGCGGCTTTCCTGCAAACGTTTTCACGCCGGCACCAGACGGTGATCGTCGTGTCGAATGAAGTCGGCCTGGGGATCGTGCCCGACAATGCCTTGGCGCGGCGCTACCGCGACCTGCTTGGCAACGTCAACCAAACCGTAGCGGCAGCCGCAACCGAAGTGTATTTCGTCGTTGCCGGACTCCCATGGCGGATCAAGTGA